In Candidatus Methylomirabilota bacterium, the DNA window GGAAGAACAGGGTGGTGACGACCGGATCCAGCTTCGTGTAGTAGTGCCAGATCTCCTTCCCGGTGGCCCCGTCCAGCGCGAACACGCGGTTGTTGGAGGCGATGTAGTACAGGACGCCGTCGATCACGAGCGGAGTCGATTCGAGACCCTGCACGACTACGCCCGATTGATGCACCCACGCCACTTGCAGATCCTTGACGTTCGTCTTGTTGATCTGGGCGAGCGGGCTGTAGCGGTAGGACTCGTAGCTGCGGTGGTACATCGGCCAGTTGTTCGGGTCGTCCGACGTGAGTCGGGACGCCCCCATCGGTTGGGCCTGAGCGACGCATGCCAGGACTGCGGAAGCGAGCAGGAGAGCTACGGTGAGGGTGGTGAATCGGAACGTCCTCGTCCGCATGGTCTAACTCCTTCCTCCGAGGGTGGCGTCAGCGCCATGAGTCCCCGCTCGTTTCATCGAGCCGGGACCAGACAACTCGGGTTTATACGAGAGCGATCGGAGCACTGTCAATAGAATGATCGAGCGCAGCGCGGCATTGACCCTGGCGCGGCGGCGGCGGTAACATTGCCGCGCCGCGAAAGTCCGAGCGTGCGCGCGGAGTCCTATCGCTCGACCACGGCCCGGAGCTTCTCGATCGTCTCCACGAGGCTTCGCCGCTCCGCCCCCCGCGTGATGAACCCGGGCAGGATGGTCTGCACCGCGATCGCGTAGGTGACCCGGCTGCCGCCCTCGGTGGCGTCGACCTGCCAGAACCCGGTGTTCTCCCGGAAGAAGTTGTTGGGATGAGCGGGATCGAGATGCCATTCGATCCGACGTCGCGACGGATCCGGGTACTTCACCATGTGGAACCCGAAGGAGAACGGCCCGATCCCGACCTCGTACCGCACGAGCGCATGCCGGGCGTCGACCTCGACCGGCTCCGCGCTGAT includes these proteins:
- a CDS encoding SRPBCC family protein: MTSLDRTARRARAALVLAATAFGLLAVAGANSPGACADQPDRLAAGEVVVSDTLPPGASESARGGTAVGRMRAAPERVWAVLVDYRGHPRYYPRVISAEPVEVDARHALVRYEVGIGPFSFGFHMVKYPDPSRRRIEWHLDPAHPNNFFRENTGFWQVDATEGGSRVTYAIAVQTILPGFITRGAERRSLVETIEKLRAVVER